The following is a genomic window from Micrococcus cohnii.
GATGACGATCGGCGGCGACCACACCATCGCCCTGCCGCTGCTGCGCGCCGCCACGGCTCGCGCCGGCGAACCCGTCGCACTGCTGCACTTCGACGCCCACCTGGACACCTGGGACACCTACTTCGGCGCCGAGTACACCCACGGCACCCCGTTCCGCCGCGCCGTCGAGGAAGGCCTCCTCGACACCGAGGCGATCTGCCACGTCGGCACCCGCGGCCCCCTGTATGGCAAGAAGGACCTCGACGAGGACCACCGCATGGGCTTCGGCATCGTCACCAGCTCCGACGTGTTCCGCCAGGGCGTCGACGAGATCGTCGACCGGCTGCGCCAGCGCATCGGGAACCGCCCGCTGTACATCTCGGTGGACATCGACGTGCTCGACCCGGCCCATGCGCCGGGCACCGGCACCCCCGAGGCTGGCGGCCTGACCAGCCGCGAGCTGCTGGAGATCCTGCGCGGACTGCGCGGCATGAACCTTGTCGGCGCGGACCTCGTCGAGGTCGCCCCGGCCTACGACCACGCCGAGCTGACCGGCGTCGCCGCCTCCCACGTCGCCTACGACTTGATCACCCTGATGGCCGACCTGCGGGCCCAACGCGCCCAGGCCGAGAGCTGAGGAGCCCACCATGAGCACCGAGAACCTCGAGAAGACCGCCGACGCCGCCGGCCCGGGAGCTGAGCCCGCCGCGACCACCCGCAACGGCGGCGACCTGGCCGTCGAGACCCTCTACGGGCTCGGCGCCCGCACCGTGTTCGGCATCCCCGGCCAGCACGCACTGGGCCTGTTCGACGCCCTCAACCGTTCCCCGCTGGAATTCGTCTCCAACCGGGTCGAGAACAACGCCGCGTTCGCCGCCGACGGCTACTCCCGCGCCACCGGCGAGGTCGGAGTGCTGTTCCTCTCCACCGGCCCGGGTGCCCTCACCTCGCTGGCCGGCCTGCAGGAGGCCTACGCGAGCGCCGTGCCGATGGTCGTCATCGCCTCTCAGATCCCGCTCTCCGGGCTCGGCGCCCGCCGCAAGGGCATGATCCACCAGCTCGACGATCAGAAGGCCTCCGCGCGGAACGTCACGAAGGCCCAGCACACCGTGCACCATGCCTCCGGCATCCCCTCGGCCATCCAGGACGCGTGGGCCGAGGCGATCACCGTGCCGCAGGGCCCCGTCTGGGTTGAGATTCCGCAGGATGTGCTGCTCGGGGAGGTGCAGGTGCCGCCGGTCAAGGACGCGCTCGCAGTGGCCTACGACCACCCTCCCCGGGCCGAGCTGATCGACCAGTCCGTGCGGTGGATCCGCGATGCGCAGCGCGTGGCCATCGTGGCCGGCGGCGGTGTGCGTCGCTCGGGCGAGACCGCCACGCGCATGCTGCGTGAGGTGGCCGAGCACCTGCAGGCCCCCGTCGTCTGCTCGCCCGGCGGCAACACCGCACTGCCCTGGGACCACCCGCTCTCCCTCGGGTCCTGGGTGGAGGACCGTTACGTCACCGAGCTGCTCCAGGACGCCGAGGTGCTGCTCGTCGTCGGCTCATCCCTGGGCGAGGTCACCTCGAACTACTTCACGCTGGAGCCGCGCGGGCGCTTGATCCAGATCGACGCCGAGCCGCGCGTGCTCGAGACCAACCATCCGACGCTAGGCATCCGAGCGGACGCCGGAGCCGCCCTGACCGCACTCGCCGCGGGGCTGCGCGGCCAGGCGCTCGAGCTCGATCCGACGGGCAGAGGCCTGACCGTCCTGGGCACCGCGCCGCTGGACGCCTCGCTGGCCGTGCCGGCCGTCGCCGAGTCGGAGGCACGCTGGCACGGACGGACCGCCGCGGACACCGTGGCCGAGGTGAACGCCCGGGTGGCCGCGCGGCTCGACGCGCAGGACCTGGCCGTCGAGCGCCGATTCATGGCGGACATCCGCGAGGCCGTGCCCGCTGACATGCAGACCTACTGGGACATGACGATCGCCGCCTACTGGGGCTGGAACTGCTGGGACGCGAAAGACGGCCAGTTCCACTCGGCTCAGGGCGCCGGCGGACTCGGCTACGGGTTCCCGGCCGCCGTGGGTGGCGCCCTGGGCCTGGCCGCGCAGGGGCGGACGGGGCGCGACAAGCGCGTTCTGGCCGTCGCCGGGGACGGGTCCGCGATGTACTCGCTCGCCGAGCTGGCCGCCGCGAAACAGCACGACGCCGCGGTGACCTGGCTGATCATCGACGACGGCGGCTACGGGATCCTTCGAGAGTACATGGAGGGCGCCTTCGGCCAGGCGACGGCCACCGAGCTGGACCGGCCGGACTTCCAGCGGCTCGCCGAGTCGTTCGGCGTCCCCGCCGAAACCGTGGGCGTGGAGGACGTGGCCGAGGCGCTGCGGCGCGGCTTCGAGGCCGAAGGGCCGAACGTCGTGGTGGTGCAGACGAAGCTCGCGATGTGGGCGCCCAGCCACCTGGGGCTCGCGCCGCAGGTGTGAACGGGCCAGGGCTCTGGGCCTGGTTGCTCAGGGCTCAGGGCTCAGGGCGCAGAGGCCGCGGCTCAGAGCCGGGTTGCTCAGGGCTGGGCGGGCGGCGTCTGCTCCTCGTCGCGCTCGGGGTGTGAGCCGAACAAGAAGTGCCGACCCGAGACCTGCTCCACCTCGACCCGCACGTAGAAGTCCTTGACCGAGGGCACCCACGGGGCGATCCCCAGCGATTCGGCCTCGGCGATCTCGTCGCTGGACTCAAGGCGGCGGGCGGTGCCCCGGGCGATCACGGACCACGCCTGGTCGGAGAGGATCCCGTCGGCCTGCACCACGACGGCCGGGTTCACGGTCAGCCCGGCCAGCTTCGAGCCCGGGGCCGTGCGGAAGTACAGGGCGCCCTCGTGCGCGGCGATGTTCACCGGCACGATGTCCGGCTGCCCGCCGACGGCCAGCCCCAGCCGGGCGTGATGGGTGTGCTCGAGCAGGCGCCAGCACTGGTCCTCGTCGAGCACGAGCGCCGCCTCGCCGTCGGGGTGCGGGAACATCGACGGGCCGGACGGGGTGGTCGCGGCAGACGGGACGGTCGCGCCGGACGGGGCGGCGGAGCGCATCATGCC
Proteins encoded in this region:
- the speB gene encoding agmatinase yields the protein MLNIPRVEENGHIGPVNSALVPRYGGAPTYALLPRLDEVAATGGTADIKVIGVPFDAGVSYRPGARFGSGHVRQSSRLLRPYNPATDTSPFAQAQVVDAGDMAVNPFNLNEAIEMVQQDAMDLTEDGASLMTIGGDHTIALPLLRAATARAGEPVALLHFDAHLDTWDTYFGAEYTHGTPFRRAVEEGLLDTEAICHVGTRGPLYGKKDLDEDHRMGFGIVTSSDVFRQGVDEIVDRLRQRIGNRPLYISVDIDVLDPAHAPGTGTPEAGGLTSRELLEILRGLRGMNLVGADLVEVAPAYDHAELTGVAASHVAYDLITLMADLRAQRAQAES
- a CDS encoding thiamine pyrophosphate-binding protein, with product MSTENLEKTADAAGPGAEPAATTRNGGDLAVETLYGLGARTVFGIPGQHALGLFDALNRSPLEFVSNRVENNAAFAADGYSRATGEVGVLFLSTGPGALTSLAGLQEAYASAVPMVVIASQIPLSGLGARRKGMIHQLDDQKASARNVTKAQHTVHHASGIPSAIQDAWAEAITVPQGPVWVEIPQDVLLGEVQVPPVKDALAVAYDHPPRAELIDQSVRWIRDAQRVAIVAGGGVRRSGETATRMLREVAEHLQAPVVCSPGGNTALPWDHPLSLGSWVEDRYVTELLQDAEVLLVVGSSLGEVTSNYFTLEPRGRLIQIDAEPRVLETNHPTLGIRADAGAALTALAAGLRGQALELDPTGRGLTVLGTAPLDASLAVPAVAESEARWHGRTAADTVAEVNARVAARLDAQDLAVERRFMADIREAVPADMQTYWDMTIAAYWGWNCWDAKDGQFHSAQGAGGLGYGFPAAVGGALGLAAQGRTGRDKRVLAVAGDGSAMYSLAELAAAKQHDAAVTWLIIDDGGYGILREYMEGAFGQATATELDRPDFQRLAESFGVPAETVGVEDVAEALRRGFEAEGPNVVVVQTKLAMWAPSHLGLAPQV
- a CDS encoding pyridoxamine 5'-phosphate oxidase family protein, which codes for MTDSPTTRAPGMMRSAAPSGATVPSAATTPSGPSMFPHPDGEAALVLDEDQCWRLLEHTHHARLGLAVGGQPDIVPVNIAAHEGALYFRTAPGSKLAGLTVNPAVVVQADGILSDQAWSVIARGTARRLESSDEIAEAESLGIAPWVPSVKDFYVRVEVEQVSGRHFLFGSHPERDEEQTPPAQP